AAATGATAATCTGCAAATAGCTCCTCTAAATTTGGGGGTAGCTCTCCTGGCAGTTCATTAAGATTCTGACAGAATTGTATGTTCAGATGCTGAAGGTGTAAGAGTCCTTTAAAGCTTTTTGGTAAACAAGAAATATTGCTTCCACTTACAtccaacttttccaaagagtgcAAAGATCCTAAATCCTCAAGCATATCAAACTCCTGCAGATCACCAATGTTTTCTGGAAGCTTCTCTAACTTTTTGCACCCACTGAGGAAAAGTTGTTGAAGATTCATCAAATTACAGATGCTGTCTGGTAGACTTACAAGATCTTCACAACCTTCTAAATGGAGAGATTTAAGGCCGCTCAGATTCCCAATGGATGAAGGCACTTCTCTTATCCCACTAGACTTCACAGTCAAGTCCTTCAAGCAATGCATATCTCCTTTGATTTCTGGAAATGTATCTAATTTTGGGGAATTACCTATCACGAGATAGTGAAGGGATTCCATCTGAATAGAGCTTGGAAGCTTCTTTAAGTTCTCACATCTCGTTATTATTAACCAATGGAGCTTCTTTTGAACTCCAAGAGATATGGGGAGCTTTACCAATCCAGAACATCGGTCTATTTCAAGATATTTCAATTGCTGTGATTCAAAGAGGTTGTTTGGCAGTGTTGCAAGTTTATTGCAATTGAAAATACTGAGATCACTAAGATTTTGAATAGTGCCTGGAATACTTTCAAGAATTTCACAACCATCCAATCGCAACTCTCTAAGGCCGCTAAGAGACGGGGGTAAGCTTCTTATCCAGGGGGATCCTAGATTGAGAATTGATAAGCGCCGCATATCTCCACAGATTTCTGGAAATTCTTGTAAACTTGTGCATCCACGGAGATCGAGATCCTCAAGAGATTCCATGCAGACAAATTTTGGAAGCTTCTTAAGTTTGTCACAATAAGCCAAATTCAAAGAAGTAAGCATTCTGCAATGTCCAAGAGAGGGATGTACCTCTTCCAAATTCAAACACCTCTCTAAATCCAGTGTCTCCAAGATTGGCATATCACCAAAATTAGGGGGTTTTGTTAACCCAAGGCTATCCCTTAGATCCAAATGCTTCAAATTGCTCAATTTctgtattcatttttttaaaaaaaaaaaaacaataaatcagTAGTACTccaaatagaaatattttatggggaaaaaaataaagagaagagaaGGTTGTTATGATCATTGAAGGCTGTAGAAAATGTGGAAAAGAGGGAGTCTCAGATAATTCTATCAACCAAAGCTAGAACAGAcggaaagaaatcacctaggggtcgtttggtagagtgtataaaaacAATGCTCAATAGGGTGtatagtaatgcttgcattagttatgtaTAGATTATTTCTCATGCATTGTTTAGTTTGgagtattaaaaatagtatccattgtataaaaatatttatttacaaaaatatcctccacaATTATGGTGTAAAAGATGTAAAAATGCTTTTGAGGGGTAATTGAgtctttaaccatgctaatAAATGTATTGAATTCaattgcattactaatacctagaaatccatagtattagtaatacactccaCTAATACAGGGATTTGAACCTGAGATTTCATAGCGCTCAATCCACTTCTTTGACACCTAGTACACACCCTTGGGTGCGCTTGCAAGTTCTTTATTAGGTAGATATAATTGCAAGAAGTAAATTACTATACNACTAACAGGTAACTTCTCAGCCCAACTAGCAACATTATTTCTCAGCTATGTGAATGCATAATTTGGTCAAAAAGAGTGAAACAGTTGAGTTGACCAACCTggtcaaaaagaaagaaaagacaGACAAATTTCCAGTTTAATAATAAAGAACAAGACTTCACCATTTTCACTATTCCTAGTCTTTATGAGGAACTTGTTATCATCTTCCTATTTCAACTTATAAAATGTTAACTTTTTCATTACTGTGAGAAATTAAAGAGTATAAAAACAGACAAGAAGACTTACACCAAAAAAGgcaaagaaaaaactaaagtCATTACATTTTTACTGATATTATTGTAAAGACTTTACCTTTTTCATTATTCCAAACCTCTGTAGGAAACTTGTTATCATCTTCCTAATTCATGACATATAATTGCACTGACAAATTAAACTAATGAGCACCAAATTGGGGcataaatttaaatcttaaCTTAATCATACCTTTCGGAAAATTGATATAAATTCGTCGCCCTAACTGAGAAATTTCccagaaattgaagaaaaaaatcgtaataatttagaaaaaaacacacaaaaagcAGAAAAGAAAACTGACCTCATCAAAGATATAAGCAGAAAAGAAGAGAACCGCACTCTTAACTATTGAGGTTTATAAGAGCTTATTTGGTCAGATATATCATTTTTAGGTTTATCTTGATCAAGAGGAAAATGGAACAAAGATTCTTGACAAGCTGACGGAGTTTAGCGTTTTCTTTAATAGTGTTTATTAGCAATAAACAAGCTTTTTTTTTACTCCTATTGAagatgcattttttttaaaatgatccgtattgaattaaattaaaaattagaaagcGAGTATTTGTGTTAAATCAAGATAGCCGGGATGatatgaaaaaaacaaaaatacatgatattatttaatttaattaaatgtttAAACAAGAATATTGAAGCACTTCCGTCGGTTATTATTCatgtaaaaatacatttaaaaaaaatctcaaaaaaaaatcaatgttcatacattaatttttatttttttaaaaaggaaaactaACGAACACAAGTTATATGGACAAACACCAACTAAAAATCGCATACCCTTTCCCataggactcaattatttttaagaagtattaattttcaaattaaaaatgtcTCTCCACATCCAAACAACCTTTTACATATAAACAGACCTTTGCCTCACTCAttgcttcttcttttcttttttctatgaCCACTATCACTCATTGTTTCCTGTTCATACACCAGGCGAATTCCCCAGCAGCATACTTCTTCCCTAGATAGCTCCAACATGTAATAATCATTTGGATTCTTCCCTTCTTTATTGCCAGAACCATTCCACAATGTTTCAAATGGCATGTACAAGAACCAAATGGAAGGATACATTAACAGAAATAATCGATAGATGATGTTATACTCCAAGGAATATTTTCTTTCAGGGTCAGATTTGCTGATCAATGTAGCTTTTAATGTTTTGTCCCGTTCAGTAGCACCGTAACATAACCAAAAACCCATGAATTTATCGGTATACCAAGATGGGTTCAGATCAATTGAGATCTTTTTTTGATTTATCAACTGATGATAATTGAAAAACTCTGGAATTCTGACTTGATCACGAaaagaaatgataaaataatcCCTTTGATGGAAGTCACACTGCATGCAATAGAATagaaattattattactactactaGAAATCAATTTGACGAGAATATTCAACATTCATATATGAGATAAAAACCTGGATGCATGTCCTGAGAAAATGCTGTAGGAACACATTAACTTGTTCACTTGAATCGGCTCCACAGTCTGATATTACGATCCTATGCAGCTTAAGACAATTAATTACTAGATCTCTTATGCTCTTCAAGGCTAAATGATAATCTGCAAATAGCACTTCTAAAGTTGGGGGTAGCTCTCCTGATGGCAGTTCATTAAGATTCTGACAGAATTGTACGTCCAGAGACCAAAGGCGTAATCCTTTGAAGCTTTTTGGTAAACAAGAAATATTGCTTCCACTTGAATCCAATTTTTCCAAAAAGTCCAAAGATCCTAAATCCTCAAGCATATCTAACTCTTGCAAATAACAAATGTTTTCTGGAAGCTTCTCTAGCTTTTTGCAGCCTCTGAGGGAAAgccattcaagattcatcaaattACAGATGCTGTCTGGTAGACTTACAAGATCTTCACAACCATCCAGATTTAGCTGAGTGAGGCCGCTCAGATTCCCAATGGATGAAGGCACTTCTCTTATCCCAGTAGAATTCAGACTCAGTTCTGACAAGCAATGCGTATCTCCATTGATTTGTGGAAATGTATCTAATTTTGGGTAATTAGATATCGTGAGATCTTCAAGGGATTCCATCTGAATAGAGCTTGGAAGCTTTAAGTTCTCACATCTATCTATCACTAACCCAAGGAGATTCTTTTGAACTCCAAGAGATGAGGGGAGCTTTACCAATCCAGAACATCGGTGTATTTCAAGATCTTCCAATTGCTGTGATTCAAAGAGGCTGTTTGGCAGTGTTGCAAGTTTATTGCAATCTGAAATTTCGAGAAAACTAAGATTTTGAATAGTGTCTGGAATACTTTCAAGAATTTCACAACCAGCCAAATGCAACTCTCTAATGCCGCTAAGAGACGGGGGTAAGCTTCTTATCCAGGGGGATTCTAGAGAGAGTATTGATAAGCGCCGCATATCTCCACAGATTTCTGGAAATTCTTGTAAGCTTGTGCATTTACTGAGATAGAGTTCCTCAAGAGAATCCATGCAGACAAATTTTGGAAGCTTCTTAAGTTTGCTACAACCATCCAAACTCAAATAAGTAAGCATTCTGCAGTGTCCAAGAGAGGGATGGACCTCTTCCAAATTCACACACCCCCTTAAATCTAGTGTCTCCAAGTTTGGCATATCACCAAAATTAGGGGTTTTTGTTAACCCAAGGCTTTGCCTTAGATCCAAATCCTTCAAATTGCTCAATTTCTgtattcatttaaaaaaaacgaaaaactaGTTAACTTAAGTAGTACTCctaatagaaatattttatgggaaaaaaaaaagagaagagaaggTTGTTATGATCATTGAAGGCTGAAGAAAATGTGGAAAAGAGGGAGTCCCAGGTAATTCTATCAACCAAAGCTAGAACAGAcggaaagaaatcacctaggggtcgtttggtagagtgtataaaaacAATGCTCAATAGGGTGtatagtaatgcttgcattagttatgtaTAGATTATTTCTCATGCATTGTTTAGTTTGgagtattaaaaatagtatccattgtataaaaatatttatttacaaaaatatcctccacaATTATGGTGTAAAAGATGTAAAAATGCTTTTGAGGGGTAATTGAGTCTTTAGCCATGCTAATAAATGTATTGAATTCaattgcattactaatacctagaaatccatagtattagtaatacactccaCTAATACAGGGATTTGAACCTGAGATTTCATAGCGCTCAATCCACTTCTTTGACACCTAGTACACACCCTTGGGTGCGCTTGCAAGTTCTTTATTAGGTAGATATAATTGCAAGAAGTAAATTACTATACATTACGACTGTGATGAAGTACTTCATTTATATCGTGAATGTCAACAAAGTTAGGTTCCACCTAAATATGTTGAAGATTTAATTGGGAAAAGAAAGGTGATGAAAAGAGAGAGGGAgagattatatatttaattttgtgatgAAGTTTGTACTTGTAAGAAcaaaattttaactttcaagTGACTgataaccaaaaataaataaaaatttggtgTTAATTGTGTATATCAGAACATTTATTTAAAGTAGCATTTAAATCATGGATGGATTAATTTACATGCATTGACCTATCAAAGCATTTGTTTCAACCTCATTATATACATGATGTTCTATAATTACAACTATTTGTTCAGAATTATTATTCCATTATTCTGTACAAGAACTTTGCAACAACTCCAGTTGATGTCTAATATTTGTAAGAGAGTGTTACCTTTGATATTGGCCAAAGTTCAACAAGCCTACTTTCACATAAACAAAGCACAGCGAGCTGTGATGGTTCAAAGCTCTCTGGCAATGAAATTGAAGGATACCCCCGCCAATCAATAAACCTCAGGCTGGAAGGAAGATAAGTGATAGCGCAATTTGTGCTAAAAGCTCCATCACCAACTATGAGTATTTTGAAGCTTTGCATCCTCTTGAAAATATTGCTATAATCGACAAGATCATCTTCAAAATAGTAACCTTTTGGGATACATAGGCTTTCCACCTTTTCTGTTATCTGTAAATAATGAAACATATATTTAAtggctaaaaaataaaaatgaaacaagaaAGATTAATAGAACTACGAGCttacaaaattattaattttgttaaatattgCTTACCAACTTCCCTTTAAAAAGGTCACAAACTTCCTCGGGAAGCCATATTCTGCTGTTAGCGTACTCTTCCCGTATGACATTTTCTCCCATTTCTCTTATCATATTATGCATCACAATACTATTATTCAGGTCGATGGATAACAGAGATTTTTCGATAAGGTAATCTATTAGAAAACCACGACTCACATATCTCTGTACTAGTTCCACAcgaatatcaaaatcatatctACTCAAGCATGCAATATCAAGAAATGCAATATCCAGAAATAATTCCTTCTCATCTTTGTCCAGACCATCAAAACTAAGCCTAAGCTTTCCTAGAATATCATTGTGAGGGATTCTCTTCAGCCGATCAATTATGGGTTTCCAGTGCCTTTTGTCTCGTCTGTAAAATAAAGAACCCAAAACTTTAAGAGCTAAAGGGAGCCCCCCAGCATGGTTCACCACTTGTCTTGAAAGTTCCATAAAATCTTCTTTTGGTGATTTTTCTCTAAAAGCATGTCTACTGAACAATTCAAGTGCTTNAAGCTTTGCATCCTCTTGAAAATATTGCTATAATCGACAAAATCATCTTCATAATAGTAATCGTTTGGGATATATAGACTTTCCACCTTTTCTGCTATCTGTAAATAATGAAACATATATTTAAtggctaaaaaataaaaatgaaacaaaaaaaattaactatgaGCTTAcgaaattattaattacattAAATATTGCTTACCAACTTTCCTGTAAAAAGGTCACAAACTTCCTCGGGAAGCCATATTCTGCTGTTAGCATACTCTTCCCGTATGACATTTTCTCCCATTTTTCTTATCATATTATGCATCACAATACTATTATACAGGTCCATGGATAATAGAGATTTTTCGACAAGGCAATCTACTAGAAAACCACGACTCGGGTCTCTCATTACTGATTTCAcacaaagataaaaatcataTCCACTCAAGCCTGCAAACTCTAGAAATGCAATATCCAGAAATAATTCCTTCTCATCTTTATCCAGACCATCAAAACTAAGCCTAAGCTTTCCTAGAATATCCTTGTGAGGGATTCTCTTCAGCCGATCAATTAT
This genomic stretch from Solanum stenotomum isolate F172 unplaced genomic scaffold, ASM1918654v1 scaffold15813, whole genome shotgun sequence harbors:
- the LOC125850286 gene encoding disease resistance protein Roq1-like; the encoded protein is MSHASSSKVCKYDIFLSFRGEDTRRNFVSHLYKALEQRGIRTFKDDERLETGKSISEELLKAIQESKFAIVIFSKSYATSRWCLEELAHIIKCKKELEQIVIPVFYDVSPSDVRHQNPPFADSFSQHEVKYKDAMEKVQRWRDAFVEAGKISGYHLINFKDEAECVKKLVDDIFPKSLQIISPFPESLVGMKSQVEKVTSLLDMESNDVRSIGIWGMLRWKKVLFTIDDVNHQEQLEFLVGEPEWFGRGSRIILTARDKHLLISHVGDNVYEVQLLSENEALELFSRHAFREKSPKEDFLELSRQVVKYAGRLPLALKVLGSSFYRRDKKLWRHIIDRLKRIPHKDILGKLRLSFDGLDKDEKELFLDIAFLEFAGLSGYDFYLCVKSVMRDPSRGFLVDCLVEKSLLSMDLYNSIVMHNMIRKMGENVIREEYANSRIWLPEEVCDLFTGKLITEKVESLCIPKGYYFEDDLVDYSNIFKRMQSFKILIVGDGAFSTNCAITYLPSSLRFIDWRGYPSISLPESFEPSQLAVLCLCESRLVELWPISKKLSNLKDLDLRQSLGLTKTPNFGDMPNLETLDLRGCVNLEEVHPSLGHCRMLTYLSLDGCSKLKKLPKFVCMDSLEELYLSKCTSLQEFPEICGDMRRLSILSLESPWIRSLPPSLSGIRELHLAGCEILESIPDTIQNLSFLEISDCNKLATLPNSLFESQQLEDLEIHRCSGLVKLPSSLGVQKNLLGLVIDRCENLKLPSSIQMESLEDLTISNYPKLDTFPQINGDTHCLSELSLNSTGIREVPSSIGNLSGLTQLNLDGCEDLVSLPDSICNLMNLQQLFLSGCKKLEKLPENIGDLQEFDMLEDLGSLHSLEKLDVSGSNISCLPKSFKGLLHLQHLNIQFCQNLNELPGELPPNLEELFADYHLALKSIRDIVINCLKLYRFVISAVSSEQVNVFLHHFFTTDIQCDFHQRDYFVIYFRDQVRIPELFDYHQLINQKVISIDLNPSWYTDKFMGFLISYGPTRLYSGLEVTLVCKSDPERKYSLKYNLYGYLMLIDPFICCWYIPFETLWNGKGNKEGKNPNDYYILEFSHMFWWETKVAACWGILLGYEEEAMNDTGHGKKKRRSNE